In Agarivorans gilvus, one genomic interval encodes:
- a CDS encoding helix-turn-helix transcriptional regulator, with protein MHLPANITLMSQTLVILVLISFHFGFMFSQLPQHANSKLTRLCLLGMSLLTSSSVLAYVIQLELPQWRNLSFAFIASQMWYGPLLWLYTKLQTDQHFRLQRKLLIHFIPAPLFALLWLNQLPLSAGDLLYFAYAHDDPNNVQNYRLVHKFCAWCSLLGYSLACLKRLKPHQENMKKHYSELSKVDLKWLKALPLAALFTVIICVFIELCRGLGLQHPVNSGDIIVFVTLIFTLVQLQLGMKQIDIFQQHEPVASPIRHPATTKTKPQDVLEKKYQTSSLTHSAATELWHKVQHLMQQQQPYLETGLKISELAAMLDVSVHHLSETFNGYAQRSFYDYINEYRVNEARQLLIAPNMLRYSVTDIGYQVGFSSSSTFYTHFKKLTGMTPRQYRAEQLSIKPC; from the coding sequence ATGCACTTACCTGCCAATATCACCCTAATGAGCCAGACTCTGGTCATCTTGGTGCTGATTAGTTTCCACTTTGGATTTATGTTTAGCCAGTTGCCCCAGCATGCCAATAGTAAGCTTACTCGCTTATGCTTGCTTGGCATGTCACTGCTCACCTCAAGTTCGGTGCTCGCCTATGTGATTCAACTAGAACTGCCACAGTGGCGTAATTTAAGCTTCGCTTTTATTGCCAGCCAAATGTGGTATGGCCCGCTGCTTTGGCTTTATACCAAGCTGCAAACCGACCAGCATTTTCGGCTGCAGCGAAAACTACTGATTCACTTTATTCCCGCACCGCTGTTTGCCCTATTGTGGTTAAATCAGTTGCCCTTGAGCGCCGGAGACTTACTCTATTTTGCTTACGCCCACGACGATCCCAATAATGTGCAAAATTACCGTTTAGTGCACAAATTTTGCGCTTGGTGTTCGCTGCTCGGCTACTCGCTCGCTTGCCTTAAGCGACTCAAGCCGCATCAAGAGAATATGAAAAAGCACTATTCAGAACTGTCTAAAGTGGATTTAAAATGGCTTAAGGCTCTACCTTTAGCCGCCTTGTTTACCGTCATCATTTGTGTGTTCATCGAGTTATGCCGCGGCTTGGGTTTACAACACCCAGTGAATAGTGGCGATATCATTGTTTTTGTTACCCTAATATTCACCCTAGTGCAGCTACAATTAGGCATGAAGCAAATTGATATTTTTCAGCAGCATGAGCCAGTCGCCAGCCCTATTCGCCACCCGGCAACAACAAAAACCAAGCCACAAGATGTCCTAGAAAAGAAATACCAAACCAGCAGCCTCACCCACAGCGCGGCAACTGAACTTTGGCACAAGGTTCAGCACCTAATGCAGCAACAACAGCCATACTTAGAAACCGGCCTCAAAATCTCAGAACTGGCCGCCATGTTAGATGTATCGGTGCATCACTTATCAGAAACCTTTAATGGTTATGCGCAACGTTCCTTTTACGATTACATTAATGAATATCGAGTTAACGAGGCCCGCCAGCTATTAATCGCCCCCAACATGCTGCGTTATTCCGTCACCGACATCGGTTATCAAGTCGGCTTTAGCA
- a CDS encoding 5'/3'-nucleotidase SurE, producing the protein MKHLSKICLGMALSSTLVFSPIASALNIVLTNDDSWATPNINILKSQLEAAGHDVIMSAPCTGQSGKGGAMTLMKAVPVDKSKAAQQAYCVGQTDATLAFEDYAEGTPVMAVLYGIDVAAAQVWGSAPDLVISGPNEGNNLGYMNNNSGTLGAAMVALSRGVPAIAVSGHMNTANDEAQSQLVAATVVKIVKSLEDNRPEGQALLPAYTGLNVNTPEDMTNHLGIKFTDVGWNGGGHMMAFTDDLGANREMMSYVAQSIMQRTGYDFETSYQIAVAQFTGQPGLAMESGDAGDSSDNSEGVAVSQGYITISTIDGNVQAARGKVALVSQRLVGLE; encoded by the coding sequence ATGAAACACTTATCTAAAATTTGCTTAGGCATGGCATTAAGCAGTACGCTGGTTTTCTCTCCCATCGCTTCCGCCTTAAATATTGTGTTAACTAACGACGATAGTTGGGCTACACCGAATATCAATATTCTTAAATCCCAGCTAGAAGCGGCGGGTCATGATGTGATTATGTCAGCACCCTGTACTGGACAAAGCGGTAAAGGTGGCGCGATGACACTGATGAAAGCTGTGCCGGTAGACAAGAGCAAAGCGGCGCAGCAGGCGTATTGTGTGGGACAAACCGATGCTACTTTGGCCTTTGAAGACTACGCCGAGGGCACGCCGGTCATGGCGGTACTGTATGGTATTGATGTGGCGGCAGCGCAAGTGTGGGGCAGTGCGCCTGATCTAGTGATTTCTGGCCCCAATGAAGGCAATAACTTAGGTTATATGAATAACAACTCAGGCACTTTAGGCGCAGCTATGGTGGCCTTAAGTCGTGGTGTGCCAGCCATTGCGGTGAGTGGCCATATGAATACCGCCAATGATGAGGCTCAGTCTCAGTTAGTAGCTGCAACAGTGGTCAAAATAGTAAAAAGCCTAGAAGACAATCGCCCAGAAGGCCAAGCGCTACTGCCTGCTTACACCGGCTTAAATGTGAATACTCCAGAGGATATGACGAATCATTTAGGCATTAAATTTACCGATGTGGGTTGGAACGGCGGTGGTCATATGATGGCCTTTACCGATGACTTGGGCGCGAACAGAGAGATGATGAGTTACGTAGCGCAAAGCATCATGCAAAGAACAGGCTATGATTTCGAGACGTCTTATCAAATTGCGGTGGCACAATTTACTGGTCAGCCTGGCCTGGCTATGGAAAGCGGTGATGCGGGCGACAGCAGCGACAACTCTGAAGGTGTAGCCGTAAGCCAAGGTTACATTACCATCAGTACCATTGACGGCAATGTGCAAGCGGCGCGCGGTAAGGTGGCCCTTGTTTCACAACGCCTTGTTGGTTTGGAATAG
- a CDS encoding site-specific integrase translates to MNENSDKTKGVEIRENSMRITFQYKGIQCRETISGIPVTKSNIKYAARKRASILLKIEKGTFNYLDEFPNSKMARKLGFITTKNQTVKHYLEQYLTNCVNRNLSPSTVNGYRKCITALSPFHPVQVKEVTPSMIKSFIQNSTVSLKTMRNNLSLLRSALDECITDGLISVNPCIGVNPAKYMRAQDKTNARGENLDIDPITPREEEAILMAANSEPQWKNLFQFWLHTGLRSSELIALKWADIDLINKQIMVVEAMVLGITKGTKTKSGKRLVDLDDAAYNAIVSQKQHTFLENEYVFHDPRTQKHWLSSDSIRKKAWAPVLKKAGVRYRRPYNCRHTFACRHISTNANYWWLANQMGHKSPEMLFKHYGSYMDEFNRSKRPFLEGK, encoded by the coding sequence ATGAACGAAAACTCCGACAAAACAAAAGGCGTCGAAATCAGAGAAAATTCAATGAGGATTACTTTTCAATACAAGGGTATACAGTGCCGCGAGACCATCAGTGGGATCCCAGTAACAAAAAGTAATATTAAATATGCAGCTAGAAAAAGAGCCTCGATCCTACTCAAGATCGAGAAAGGCACATTTAACTACCTTGACGAATTTCCTAATAGCAAAATGGCTAGAAAACTTGGCTTTATCACAACCAAGAATCAGACCGTCAAACACTATTTAGAACAATATCTAACCAACTGCGTAAACAGAAATCTCTCTCCATCGACTGTCAACGGCTACAGGAAATGTATAACAGCTCTTTCTCCATTCCATCCCGTTCAGGTAAAAGAAGTTACGCCCAGCATGATTAAATCGTTCATTCAAAACAGCACTGTATCGCTAAAAACAATGCGGAATAACTTGTCATTACTACGTTCGGCCTTAGATGAATGTATTACAGACGGGCTCATCAGTGTAAATCCTTGCATTGGCGTCAACCCCGCTAAATACATGAGGGCGCAAGACAAGACCAATGCCAGAGGGGAAAATTTAGATATAGACCCCATCACCCCCAGAGAAGAAGAAGCAATTTTAATGGCGGCCAACTCAGAGCCGCAATGGAAAAATCTATTTCAGTTTTGGCTACATACAGGCTTAAGAAGTTCTGAATTGATAGCCCTTAAGTGGGCAGACATTGACCTGATCAACAAGCAAATAATGGTAGTTGAAGCCATGGTGTTAGGCATTACCAAAGGCACCAAAACCAAATCAGGTAAACGGTTAGTCGATTTAGACGATGCAGCCTACAACGCAATTGTTAGTCAGAAACAACACACCTTTTTAGAAAATGAATATGTATTTCATGATCCAAGAACACAAAAACACTGGCTAAGTAGTGACAGCATTCGTAAAAAAGCATGGGCTCCCGTTCTTAAAAAAGCAGGAGTTCGTTATCGCCGCCCCTACAATTGCCGCCATACCTTCGCTTGTCGGCACATATCAACTAATGCAAATTACTGGTGGCTAGCTAACCAAATGGGGCACAAGTCGCCAGAAATGTTATTTAAGCATTACGGCTCATACATGGACGAGTTCAATCGAAGTAAACGGCCATTTTTAGAGGGAAAGTAG
- a CDS encoding IS110 family transposase — protein sequence MNKHNILFIGLDTHKEFVEVAYIEGQRGTQAVHFGRISSAKTAIVKLAKQLQSKYSQATLHFVYETGPCGYWIYRLLTSLGHCCYVVAPSLIPKKPGDKIKTDKRDALKLAKLLKTEDLTPIYVPEPEDEAVRDLSRARETAMKDLKDAKYQLKALLLRNNINYAGTANWSAKHLRWLTELVLPHPAQQIALQEYLHTINERVARLKRLDNELTHQVQAWRYYPVVKAVQAMRGVRLLVATGLIAELGDIRRFDHPRKLMSYLGLVPSEHSSGGKRHIGAITKCGNGRARRLLIEGAHSYRYPANISSDLQLRQEGLPKAIVDKAWQAQLRLCRRYQRLMHKGKHYNVVVTAIAREMIAYIWAIAKQVVLVDVNPKLRLARVPA from the coding sequence ATGAACAAACATAACATACTTTTTATTGGCCTAGATACTCACAAAGAGTTTGTTGAAGTCGCCTATATTGAAGGCCAACGAGGCACACAAGCTGTTCACTTCGGTAGAATATCTAGCGCTAAAACCGCTATTGTTAAACTGGCCAAGCAATTGCAATCTAAATACTCACAAGCCACCTTACACTTTGTCTATGAAACGGGGCCTTGCGGCTACTGGATATATCGCCTGCTCACCAGCCTTGGCCATTGTTGTTATGTAGTGGCACCTTCGCTTATCCCTAAAAAGCCAGGCGATAAGATTAAAACCGATAAGCGTGATGCACTCAAACTGGCCAAGCTACTAAAAACTGAAGACCTTACACCAATTTACGTCCCAGAGCCTGAAGATGAAGCAGTAAGGGATTTATCCCGTGCGCGTGAAACCGCCATGAAAGACCTAAAAGATGCCAAGTATCAGTTAAAAGCCCTGCTACTACGTAACAACATTAACTATGCGGGCACTGCCAATTGGTCGGCTAAACACCTGCGTTGGCTCACCGAGTTAGTACTGCCCCACCCAGCACAACAAATTGCGCTACAAGAGTATTTACACACCATTAATGAACGTGTTGCTCGCTTAAAGCGTCTTGATAATGAATTAACCCATCAGGTACAAGCATGGCGTTATTACCCCGTAGTGAAAGCCGTACAAGCCATGCGTGGGGTTCGGCTACTGGTGGCCACTGGCCTAATTGCAGAGCTGGGTGATATACGCCGCTTTGACCACCCGCGAAAATTGATGAGTTATTTAGGTTTAGTGCCTAGTGAACATTCAAGTGGGGGAAAACGACATATAGGCGCAATCACCAAATGTGGTAATGGCCGAGCTAGACGTTTACTTATTGAAGGAGCTCACAGCTACCGTTATCCCGCAAACATCTCTAGTGACTTACAGCTCAGGCAAGAAGGTTTACCCAAAGCGATTGTAGATAAGGCTTGGCAAGCTCAATTGCGATTGTGCCGCCGTTATCAACGCCTGATGCACAAAGGTAAACACTATAACGTGGTGGTAACCGCCATTGCCCGAGAGATGATTGCCTATATTTGGGCGATAGCTAAACAAGTGGTTTTAGTTGATGTTAACCCCAAACTGCGTTTAGCCAGAGTACCCGCATAA
- a CDS encoding IS110 family transposase: MRFYTQQHPYYCGIDLHARVLYVCIINDKGEKVLHQKIPAEKDALLELITPYQDQVVIGAECMHCWYWVSDLCLDYAFEFVLGHALYMKAIHGGKTKNDRIDSYKIAMLLKGGNFPIAYVYPRQMRATRDLLRRRTHIVRHGADLKAHVTNTFSQYNLPAHNLNLRYPFARKELRNCFADPSVQRNVDIDLNIVDFYTRELSKVEWFIEKHAKYHSAQDYSLLRTIPGIGRILALTIIYEIGDIKRFSSVQKFASYSQLVKCKAESAGKIYGTSGNKIGNAHLKWAFSEAAVLYLRGNEEAKRYLQRLLKRMSKAKALSALAHKLGRCVYFMLRNKTVFDPERFLSS; this comes from the coding sequence ATGAGATTTTACACCCAACAGCACCCTTATTACTGTGGCATCGATCTGCACGCTCGCGTTCTTTATGTTTGCATCATTAATGATAAAGGCGAGAAAGTCCTACATCAAAAGATCCCCGCTGAGAAGGACGCTCTTTTAGAACTCATCACTCCTTACCAAGACCAAGTCGTTATTGGGGCCGAATGCATGCACTGTTGGTACTGGGTCAGCGATTTATGTCTCGACTATGCATTTGAATTTGTACTCGGCCATGCGCTCTACATGAAGGCTATCCACGGTGGTAAAACAAAGAATGACCGCATCGACTCTTATAAGATAGCCATGCTTCTTAAAGGCGGGAACTTCCCTATTGCTTATGTCTATCCTAGGCAAATGAGAGCAACGCGCGATTTGCTGCGCCGTCGAACTCATATTGTCAGACATGGGGCTGATTTGAAAGCTCATGTCACCAATACCTTCAGTCAATATAACCTTCCTGCCCATAACCTTAATCTGCGCTACCCATTTGCTAGAAAAGAGCTGCGGAATTGCTTTGCTGATCCGTCGGTGCAGAGAAACGTCGATATTGATTTGAACATCGTTGACTTCTATACCCGAGAACTTTCTAAAGTAGAATGGTTTATCGAGAAGCATGCCAAATACCATAGCGCTCAAGATTACAGTTTGCTCCGTACCATCCCCGGTATTGGCCGCATCTTAGCCCTCACCATTATCTACGAAATTGGAGACATCAAACGATTTTCCAGCGTTCAGAAGTTTGCCTCATATAGCCAGTTAGTAAAATGCAAAGCTGAATCAGCAGGCAAGATATATGGTACGAGTGGAAACAAAATCGGTAATGCGCATTTGAAGTGGGCATTTTCAGAAGCGGCAGTGCTTTATCTAAGGGGAAATGAGGAAGCGAAGCGATATCTGCAACGTTTACTAAAACGCATGAGCAAGGCCAAGGCGTTATCGGCATTGGCGCATAAGCTTGGTCGCTGTGTTTACTTCATGCTAAGGAACAAAACAGTGTTTGACCCAGAACGCTTCTTGTCGAGTTAA
- a CDS encoding DUF2726 domain-containing protein yields MNLRLLNKYEEVTYDRLTRVCEERAKVFTKVRLADIFSINNSGISRDEFSYCLKAHFDFVIVDEDYQPIFAVEYDGIQHKTEVRQVKNDLLKNNLCKKFELPILRANFNYVSKKFKGLDLLTYFIECWFLYEDFQVAQSQGVISCYEDFDPCSFITGGSNTGQKFPYWISLDSQLAIQQFYKLGKIRQQVPSDWVGIDEKGNYRCITWLEVSEDEVIYLITGMQKQNFDCISISETIRMINIVDLHQALKECFDNNKKMYY; encoded by the coding sequence ATGAATTTACGATTATTAAATAAATATGAAGAAGTTACCTATGATCGGTTAACCCGTGTCTGCGAGGAGAGAGCTAAAGTTTTCACTAAGGTAAGGCTAGCTGACATATTTAGTATTAACAATAGTGGTATTTCACGCGATGAATTTAGTTATTGTCTTAAGGCTCACTTTGATTTTGTAATTGTTGATGAAGACTATCAACCAATATTTGCAGTTGAATACGATGGTATTCAACATAAAACCGAAGTCCGCCAAGTTAAAAATGATTTGCTGAAGAATAATCTTTGTAAAAAATTTGAGCTTCCTATTTTACGTGCCAATTTTAACTATGTATCTAAAAAATTTAAAGGCTTGGATCTGCTAACTTATTTTATAGAGTGCTGGTTTTTATACGAAGACTTTCAGGTTGCTCAGAGTCAAGGCGTAATATCTTGTTATGAAGATTTTGACCCTTGCTCTTTTATAACTGGCGGTTCAAATACAGGGCAAAAATTTCCTTATTGGATCTCACTCGACTCACAATTGGCAATACAACAGTTTTACAAATTAGGTAAAATTAGGCAGCAAGTACCGTCTGATTGGGTTGGTATAGATGAAAAAGGAAACTACAGATGCATTACTTGGCTTGAGGTGTCCGAAGACGAAGTTATATACCTGATTACAGGGATGCAGAAACAAAATTTTGATTGTATAAGTATTTCAGAAACAATAAGAATGATAAACATTGTCGATTTACATCAAGCTCTTAAAGAGTGTTTTGATAACAACAAAAAAATGTACTACTAA
- the slyA gene encoding transcriptional regulator SlyA, with product MHDLDNFKALATAEQLGRVSRLWRRVADIELQPLGLTNSRWTVLWKLKNLNQAVTQKHLAEVLGIELASLMRTLNQLEEQELIIRRCCGGDRRAREVSFTEQGRSLVSNIEQRILSVRAEVLRGVSEQELQQMSSILEKIALNITHSIAQRTDVEGLK from the coding sequence ATGCACGACTTAGATAATTTTAAAGCGCTTGCTACTGCCGAGCAGTTAGGCAGGGTTAGCCGCTTGTGGCGACGCGTCGCCGATATCGAGCTGCAACCTTTGGGTTTAACCAATTCTCGTTGGACGGTGTTATGGAAACTTAAAAACCTAAATCAAGCGGTGACTCAGAAGCATTTAGCAGAGGTTTTAGGCATCGAGCTGGCGTCGTTGATGCGCACGCTAAACCAACTGGAAGAACAAGAGCTGATTATACGTCGTTGTTGTGGCGGCGACCGCCGAGCCCGCGAAGTCAGTTTTACCGAACAAGGCCGTAGCTTGGTGAGCAATATTGAACAGCGTATTTTGAGTGTGCGCGCCGAAGTGTTGCGGGGCGTGAGCGAACAAGAGTTGCAGCAAATGAGCAGTATCTTAGAAAAAATTGCACTAAATATTACTCACAGCATTGCACAGAGAACCGATGTGGAGGGCTTGAAATGA
- a CDS encoding DUF2955 domain-containing protein, translating to MQLWHQPLTENAMRRGLRVSLGASFGFVFCKFFELDFGVFFVVTPILLLGAVAKINANIVRQSLAAAVVSGLEVGLLAAIFSSHPLLMTMLAFLLFVYKFACMSGGSLFLFGSTGVLNLSIMLHFASYSSADLNGMIAVNIWANVVALLIALALVHVIPDRPVSPKPAAAPAAPVPKPGHRRRHEALLGATVATLSFVVFQVFNLNDSLSAQATTLLLLFPLHWNGALSYARKRVMGVTLGVTFGVASQLLLYNWSDQLLLVSLLLWIGLLMFSYVHAKEGGVPGLGFGGLTTLGILFGQYLSPNQDIIFSALYRVSSIVVAVIITLFVCYLVHRILNRFEATRFGY from the coding sequence ATGCAACTATGGCATCAGCCTTTAACTGAAAATGCTATGCGCCGAGGCCTAAGGGTGTCTTTAGGCGCTAGCTTCGGCTTTGTTTTCTGTAAGTTTTTTGAATTGGATTTTGGTGTGTTTTTCGTGGTCACGCCAATCTTGTTATTGGGCGCGGTAGCCAAGATAAATGCTAACATTGTGCGCCAAAGTTTGGCGGCTGCGGTGGTGAGTGGCCTAGAAGTGGGTTTGTTGGCGGCTATTTTTAGCTCTCATCCTTTACTGATGACCATGCTGGCGTTTTTGCTGTTTGTTTATAAGTTTGCTTGTATGTCGGGCGGTAGCTTGTTTCTATTTGGCTCCACTGGAGTGCTTAATTTAAGCATTATGCTGCACTTTGCCAGCTATAGTTCGGCTGATCTGAACGGCATGATTGCGGTGAATATTTGGGCCAATGTAGTTGCCTTGCTGATAGCCCTAGCGCTAGTACATGTTATCCCCGACCGTCCCGTTAGCCCAAAACCTGCTGCAGCGCCTGCCGCTCCCGTGCCAAAACCAGGGCATCGCCGTCGTCATGAAGCTTTGTTAGGGGCAACGGTGGCGACCTTGTCCTTTGTTGTTTTTCAAGTGTTTAACTTAAACGATTCGCTGTCAGCTCAGGCTACAACGCTGTTGTTGCTCTTTCCTTTGCATTGGAATGGCGCTCTTAGCTATGCCCGTAAGCGGGTGATGGGTGTGACGCTGGGGGTGACCTTCGGCGTAGCGAGTCAGCTCTTGCTTTACAATTGGTCTGATCAACTGCTACTGGTGTCGCTATTGTTGTGGATTGGTTTGCTCATGTTTAGTTATGTGCACGCCAAAGAGGGCGGCGTACCCGGCCTAGGCTTTGGTGGCTTAACCACCTTGGGGATTTTGTTTGGCCAGTACTTGAGCCCCAATCAAGACATTATCTTTAGTGCCTTATATCGGGTTAGTAGCATTGTAGTGGCGGTGATTATCACTTTGTTTGTGTGTTACCTAGTGCATCGCATTTTGAATAGGTTTGAGGCGACGCGCTTTGGTTATTAG
- the norR gene encoding nitric oxide reductase transcriptional regulator NorR, which yields MSQAPAAPTTEQMLLEIALELNSGVPSTQHYQKLIDSLQRVLACDASALFTLDQQQQLVPVASKGLSSEVLGRRFLPELHPRLAMILASRQPVRFADDSPLPDPFDGLFSDDPHHEISVHSCMGCSLYVGDSLVGAITFDARQPAAFDHVSDHTISTFAALAAASIRNISLFEALNRANRQQRSLNQLLIDEARNKGGKLIGISPQLKQLKTNIHTVAQSNYAVLISGETGTGKEVVAHQIHAQSLRNQQPMVYVNCAALPESLAESELFGHVKGAFTGANNQRAGKFELADGGTIFLDEIGELPLSLQAKLLRVLQQGEVQRVGADKNLQVDVRLIAATNRDLEQEVAEGRFRSDLFHRLKVFPIHVPPLREREGDIPVLVGYILDNIRRQFHLSTLHIHPKALQLLEAQPWHGNVRELEHSLMRAGLHAMRAQSKVIEVKHFMSELKLDDKTQELAFGLPAALPSQSISMRDAQLAYQKQLIEHALAVNGGVWAKAAQFLQMDRGNLFRLGKKLGVKVGAKTQ from the coding sequence ATGAGCCAAGCCCCCGCCGCCCCAACCACCGAACAAATGCTGCTTGAAATTGCACTAGAGCTAAATAGCGGCGTGCCATCAACTCAACATTATCAAAAACTAATAGACTCGCTACAGCGTGTACTTGCTTGTGATGCCAGCGCGCTGTTTACTCTTGATCAACAACAACAGCTGGTGCCAGTAGCGAGCAAAGGCCTTTCTAGCGAGGTGCTAGGTAGGCGCTTTTTGCCCGAGCTTCACCCAAGATTGGCGATGATTTTAGCCAGCCGCCAACCGGTGCGTTTTGCCGACGACTCTCCGCTACCAGATCCCTTCGACGGTTTATTTAGTGACGATCCTCACCATGAAATTTCCGTACATTCTTGCATGGGTTGTAGTTTATACGTGGGCGACAGCCTAGTAGGTGCCATTACTTTCGATGCCCGCCAACCAGCCGCCTTTGACCATGTTAGTGATCATACCATCAGCACATTTGCTGCCTTAGCCGCCGCCAGTATTCGTAATATTAGTCTGTTTGAAGCCTTAAACCGCGCCAACCGCCAGCAACGCTCGCTTAATCAATTATTGATCGACGAAGCCCGCAATAAAGGCGGTAAGCTCATCGGCATTAGCCCTCAGCTAAAACAGCTAAAAACCAATATTCACACGGTGGCTCAATCCAACTATGCCGTATTAATTAGCGGCGAAACCGGCACTGGCAAAGAAGTGGTGGCTCATCAAATTCACGCGCAGAGTTTACGCAACCAGCAACCCATGGTGTACGTTAACTGTGCGGCGCTGCCAGAATCATTGGCAGAAAGTGAGTTATTTGGCCATGTGAAAGGAGCCTTTACTGGCGCCAATAACCAGCGAGCAGGTAAATTTGAATTAGCCGATGGCGGCACCATTTTCTTAGACGAAATTGGCGAGCTGCCCCTGTCCTTACAAGCCAAATTATTACGCGTATTACAACAGGGCGAAGTTCAGCGTGTAGGTGCTGACAAAAACTTGCAGGTAGATGTACGCTTAATTGCCGCCACCAACCGCGACTTAGAGCAAGAAGTTGCCGAAGGACGCTTTCGTTCGGATCTATTCCACCGGCTTAAAGTGTTTCCCATTCATGTGCCGCCACTGCGTGAGCGTGAAGGAGATATTCCGGTATTGGTGGGCTACATACTCGACAACATTCGCCGCCAATTTCACCTTAGCACGCTGCACATTCACCCTAAGGCTTTGCAGCTCTTAGAAGCTCAGCCTTGGCATGGTAACGTAAGAGAACTCGAACATAGCTTAATGCGCGCGGGCTTGCATGCCATGCGCGCCCAATCAAAAGTGATTGAGGTTAAGCACTTCATGAGTGAGTTAAAGCTAGATGACAAAACCCAAGAGCTAGCATTTGGCTTGCCCGCTGCCCTGCCCAGCCAATCAATATCGATGCGCGACGCACAGCTAGCCTATCAAAAGCAATTAATTGAACATGCGCTGGCAGTGAACGGCGGAGTATGGGCGAAGGCGGCTCAGTTTTTACAAATGGATAGGGGTAATCTGTTTCGACTGGGTAAAAAACTGGGGGTAAAGGTCGGCGCTAAAACCCAATAA
- a CDS encoding NnrS family protein, translating to MLKITDKSAEDNTPPLLRLAFRPFFLLGSIYAVLAILIWLYAFQHGQPSQLQVPALWWHVHEMLFGFAMAIVVGFLLTAVQNWTGIAGTRGLYLAALVLLWLLPRVLFWTDTPLWLISSIEALFLLAAAYALSHRVLRAKRYKNLIFGGFLLLATVANFASYATIKGMPPFPSIAVWQAMLWWFVMLISIMGGRVIPFFSARRLNHPKAEPLLWLDGIANTTLLLLFILSFFPLTDHLLGTSIVLLAALSQLVRWLRWRPWLSLKEPLLWSLQLAYGCIPLALLIKGLAMLGLTGNAVWVSHQMIHILAIGVIAGLILAMIVRVSLGHTGREVYAGPSMWPAFAAIMLAALLRGAAVALWPQHLLLLVNLSGALWVAAFGLFVIKFSPLLLSPRLDGHPG from the coding sequence ATGTTGAAGATCACGGATAAAAGTGCCGAAGATAACACTCCCCCCTTATTACGTTTAGCCTTTAGGCCCTTCTTTTTGTTGGGTAGTATTTATGCCGTGCTGGCAATACTGATTTGGTTGTATGCCTTTCAGCATGGCCAACCGAGCCAGTTGCAAGTGCCAGCATTATGGTGGCATGTTCATGAAATGTTATTTGGTTTCGCCATGGCCATAGTGGTGGGCTTTTTACTCACGGCGGTACAAAACTGGACTGGTATAGCCGGTACTCGAGGCCTTTATTTAGCGGCTTTGGTTTTGCTGTGGTTATTGCCTAGAGTGTTATTTTGGACTGATACACCGCTGTGGTTAATCAGTTCTATAGAGGCCTTGTTTCTGCTTGCGGCAGCCTATGCCTTAAGTCACAGAGTGCTGCGGGCCAAACGTTATAAGAACCTTATTTTTGGCGGGTTTTTGCTATTAGCTACGGTGGCTAACTTTGCTAGCTATGCCACCATTAAAGGCATGCCTCCTTTTCCTTCCATTGCTGTGTGGCAGGCTATGCTGTGGTGGTTTGTGATGTTGATTTCCATCATGGGAGGGCGGGTGATTCCTTTTTTCAGTGCGCGTCGCTTAAACCATCCCAAGGCCGAGCCTTTATTGTGGCTTGATGGTATTGCTAATACCACGTTACTGCTGTTGTTTATTTTAAGTTTTTTCCCCTTAACCGATCACTTACTGGGCACATCTATCGTATTGTTGGCCGCTCTTAGCCAGTTAGTTCGTTGGTTGCGTTGGCGGCCGTGGTTAAGCCTTAAGGAGCCTTTGTTATGGTCGTTACAACTCGCTTATGGCTGTATTCCACTCGCCTTATTGATTAAAGGCCTAGCAATGTTAGGGCTAACGGGCAATGCCGTGTGGGTTTCGCATCAAATGATTCACATTTTGGCAATTGGCGTTATTGCTGGGCTGATCCTCGCCATGATAGTGCGAGTGAGCTTGGGGCATACCGGGCGTGAGGTGTATGCTGGCCCTAGCATGTGGCCAGCCTTTGCTGCGATTATGTTGGCGGCTTTATTAAGAGGCGCTGCTGTAGCTTTGTGGCCACAACATTTGTTGTTATTGGTGAATCTATCGGGGGCCTTATGGGTGGCGGCATTTGGTCTATTTGTGATTAAATTTAGCCCCTTGCTGCTAAGCCCTCGGCTTGATGGTCATCCTGGGTAA